Proteins from one Leptonema illini DSM 21528 genomic window:
- a CDS encoding lipoprotein LipL21 → MKKILALSVIALSIGLAQCGGGDSRRDATTVGEAGWVFEGWACAPDAALAKQGQSPAEYCTAEKPKDYLYMKFSAAASQRAIDSGRLAMMMSTCRDAALTQIKGDGLSKIIGDFLEQASGVSDGQSTGVAIVRQSQGLIRGAGVYDCCAIDNDTGACVKPGEKENWEQCMCVGYMKFPGGQKAFETQAEKAQAQ, encoded by the coding sequence ATGAAGAAAATCCTCGCCCTGAGTGTCATCGCTCTTTCCATCGGCCTGGCCCAGTGTGGCGGTGGCGACTCCCGCCGGGATGCTACCACTGTCGGTGAAGCCGGCTGGGTATTTGAAGGCTGGGCTTGCGCTCCCGATGCTGCGCTTGCAAAACAAGGCCAGAGCCCTGCAGAATACTGCACCGCTGAAAAGCCGAAAGATTACCTCTATATGAAGTTCTCTGCCGCTGCCTCGCAAAGAGCCATCGATAGCGGCCGTCTGGCCATGATGATGTCAACCTGCCGCGACGCTGCTCTCACGCAGATCAAAGGCGACGGTCTGTCGAAAATCATCGGCGACTTTCTCGAGCAGGCTTCGGGCGTATCTGACGGTCAGTCGACTGGCGTTGCCATCGTTCGTCAGAGCCAGGGTCTGATCCGTGGCGCCGGTGTATATGACTGCTGCGCTATCGACAACGATACAGGCGCCTGTGTTAAACCCGGTGAAAAAGAAAACTGGGAGCAGTGTATGTGCGTCGGTTACATGAAGTTCCCCGGCGGACAGAAGGCTTTCGAAACGCAGGCTGAGAAGGCTCAGGCTCAATAA
- a CDS encoding LIC11274 family protein, with protein MKRVLLKRVLLPRARSYIITAAIFGAILGTTALEAQSVAEKATRQRDSLIISLRKLRPMVYNFPCDPMPECMPQNAEQRRTNPGKNVEMYRKAKRLYQEGLVYYFEKNFVNSYSRFLEAQQTMDKLLEAISQIYIDRAELMMRQSVEKLNPNDPNDMAVVDISMDFGQNSKLRRDFHKNRNIQYDVRRYDPRNYHWAVNKYQIEKNMEKGYEHLGLARQAREKALRLDAHLDADQRTTIDMVNRRIEIYRQVIELCRKAKINAEFIFALKYPYANYPLSNQFGKTEKIDDKAGEIPSLHGVKMNWSQNPNIMPKNLHPIFDFRVPQEWHRDTVDAREMRFDDELDTQLRFRFHKGKKPVEILEDNSGQPTSTKPEAGI; from the coding sequence ATGAAACGAGTTTTACTGAAAAGAGTCCTATTACCACGAGCCCGATCTTATATCATCACTGCCGCCATTTTCGGGGCCATCCTCGGTACCACCGCTCTTGAGGCTCAGTCCGTTGCCGAAAAGGCGACCCGTCAGCGGGACAGCCTGATCATCTCACTGCGCAAGCTGCGGCCGATGGTCTACAACTTCCCCTGCGATCCGATGCCCGAATGCATGCCGCAGAACGCCGAGCAGCGTCGCACCAATCCCGGCAAAAACGTCGAGATGTACCGTAAAGCGAAGCGTCTGTATCAGGAAGGCCTTGTCTATTATTTTGAAAAGAACTTTGTCAACTCCTACTCCCGTTTTCTGGAAGCCCAGCAGACGATGGACAAGCTGCTTGAGGCCATCAGCCAGATCTATATCGACCGCGCCGAGCTGATGATGCGTCAGTCGGTCGAGAAGCTGAATCCGAACGACCCGAACGATATGGCCGTCGTCGATATTTCGATGGATTTCGGTCAGAACTCCAAACTGCGCCGGGACTTTCATAAGAATCGCAACATTCAGTATGACGTGCGTCGCTACGATCCGCGCAACTATCATTGGGCGGTGAACAAGTATCAGATCGAAAAGAACATGGAGAAGGGCTACGAGCATCTCGGTCTTGCTCGTCAGGCGCGCGAAAAGGCGCTGCGTCTCGATGCTCACCTTGATGCCGATCAGCGTACGACGATCGATATGGTGAATCGTCGTATCGAGATCTACAGACAGGTGATCGAGCTATGCCGCAAGGCGAAGATCAACGCCGAATTCATCTTCGCACTCAAGTATCCCTACGCGAACTATCCGCTGAGCAATCAGTTCGGCAAAACCGAAAAGATCGACGATAAGGCCGGTGAGATTCCTTCGCTGCACGGCGTGAAGATGAACTGGTCACAGAATCCGAATATCATGCCGAAGAATCTGCATCCGATCTTTGACTTCCGCGTTCCTCAGGAGTGGCATCGCGATACCGTCGACGCTCGTGAGATGCGCTTCGACGATGAGCTCGATACGCAACTGCGCTTCCGCTTTCATAAAGGCAAGAAGCCGGTCGAGATCCTCGAAGATAATTCAGGACAGCCGACAAGCACAAAGCCCGAAGCCGGAATCTGA
- a CDS encoding lytic transglycosylase domain-containing protein — protein MISDRITQIDQRIQEIHNRFQPRPAVEPALNTSSTSESERAAVSPEKPVLFSGMLEQLIQEESKKQGVSPDLVRAVVKAESNGNPKAVSPKGAIGLMQLMPQTAEMLGVDPHDPSENLEGGIRFLKQMAGRYGDLDRTLAAYNAGPGAVDRFKGVPPFEETQQYIKKIKKTLNSLQQP, from the coding sequence ATGATTTCGGATCGTATCACGCAGATTGATCAACGCATTCAGGAAATCCACAATCGCTTTCAGCCTCGCCCCGCGGTGGAACCGGCTCTGAACACATCCTCCACATCAGAGTCTGAGAGGGCGGCAGTTTCGCCCGAAAAACCCGTCTTATTCTCGGGTATGCTCGAGCAGCTCATCCAGGAAGAATCGAAGAAGCAGGGCGTCTCTCCCGATCTGGTGCGTGCTGTCGTGAAGGCCGAAAGCAACGGTAATCCGAAGGCCGTCTCGCCGAAAGGCGCTATTGGATTGATGCAGCTCATGCCGCAGACGGCCGAAATGCTGGGCGTTGATCCGCATGATCCGTCCGAGAATCTCGAAGGCGGCATTCGCTTCTTGAAGCAGATGGCCGGTCGATACGGAGATCTTGATCGTACGCTGGCGGCTTATAATGCCGGCCCCGGAGCCGTCGATCGCTTCAAAGGAGTTCCTCCGTTTGAAGAGACGCAGCAGTACATCAAGAAGATCAAAAAAACCTTGAACTCCCTTCAGCAACCGTAG
- a CDS encoding TPM domain-containing protein, whose amino-acid sequence MHPLLRRIFRTAVLTMLIMSLPQLLMAQIPVPELTGRVVDLSGALSTEEVQLLEKELAELETRKGSQIAILMVSTTDGEVIEDFSMRVAEAWKIGRKGTDDGILITVAKDDRKMRIEVGYGLEGVIPDATAKRIISEQMAPEFRNGNFYAGLHAAVSTMTRLIDGEKLPPPSTEASFDEDDGTLGGGFFFGSAISSFVMHWFLPTPLAVILAALATWIVSMFFVGFSFSNLFILSLAAVIGVTWYRFRGGGGSSSSGGWSSSGSSSGGFSGGGGSFGGGGSSGSW is encoded by the coding sequence ATGCATCCATTGCTGAGACGTATTTTTCGTACCGCCGTTCTTACCATGCTGATCATGAGTCTGCCACAGCTGCTCATGGCGCAGATTCCCGTACCCGAGCTGACCGGGCGCGTCGTCGATCTCAGCGGAGCGCTCTCTACCGAAGAGGTGCAGCTGCTTGAAAAAGAGTTAGCCGAACTGGAAACCCGCAAAGGAAGCCAGATCGCAATTCTCATGGTCTCAACCACCGACGGAGAGGTGATCGAGGATTTCTCCATGCGCGTGGCTGAGGCCTGGAAGATCGGCCGAAAGGGCACCGATGACGGCATCCTGATTACGGTAGCAAAAGACGATCGTAAGATGCGCATCGAAGTCGGCTACGGGCTGGAAGGGGTTATCCCCGACGCCACGGCAAAGCGTATCATCAGCGAGCAGATGGCTCCGGAGTTCCGAAACGGTAACTTTTACGCCGGCCTTCATGCCGCCGTTTCTACAATGACGCGTCTGATCGACGGCGAAAAGCTTCCACCCCCTTCGACAGAAGCCTCGTTTGATGAAGACGATGGAACGCTGGGCGGAGGCTTCTTCTTCGGATCGGCCATCAGCTCCTTTGTCATGCACTGGTTTCTTCCTACTCCGCTGGCCGTCATACTGGCAGCCCTTGCCACGTGGATCGTTTCGATGTTCTTCGTGGGCTTCTCTTTCTCCAATCTGTTCATTCTCTCTCTGGCAGCCGTCATCGGCGTGACCTGGTATCGCTTTCGTGGCGGCGGAGGCAGCAGCTCCAGTGGCGGATGGTCCAGCTCGGGCAGTAGCTCGGGTGGCTTCTCAGGAGGCGGCGGCAGCTTCGGAGGCGGTGGATCATCGGGCTCGTGGTAA
- a CDS encoding mechanosensitive ion channel family protein produces the protein MNELLTGILSALSEKVVFQNVLYTSVLVAVIVLARWIALRFLRRRLKDRVSFRHWKLNTGYLAALVFVMIALPLWLPSLQGIAAIIGIFGAGILIVNKEILMNISGWFYVVVRKPFEVGNRIGIMDLYGDVIDIRLMDFTIIETAHPKLGGQSTGRVVHIPNSALLTQPLSNASKEFAFNWNEIRVPVTLKSDWQKALAIIESIAAEKLERISVDDERLKRSEDLYLIKFNRVRPIVYVEYRGGAVLLTIRHLCEPKNRRILTDQIWREILLRFATENDIHLHEHYSSGE, from the coding sequence ATGAACGAGCTGTTGACAGGCATCCTATCGGCCCTCTCAGAGAAGGTCGTTTTCCAGAATGTGCTTTATACGTCAGTGCTCGTAGCGGTGATCGTCCTCGCGCGATGGATCGCTCTGCGCTTTTTGCGGCGTCGTCTCAAGGATCGCGTCTCGTTCCGGCACTGGAAGCTGAACACCGGTTATCTTGCCGCTCTTGTCTTTGTGATGATCGCTCTGCCGCTCTGGCTTCCCTCTTTGCAGGGCATTGCCGCCATCATCGGTATCTTTGGCGCAGGTATCCTTATCGTAAACAAAGAGATACTGATGAACATCAGCGGATGGTTTTATGTCGTCGTGCGCAAGCCTTTCGAAGTGGGAAACCGCATTGGAATCATGGACCTGTATGGGGACGTCATCGACATCCGGCTTATGGATTTTACGATTATCGAAACGGCGCATCCGAAGCTGGGAGGGCAGAGTACGGGGCGGGTCGTTCACATCCCGAACTCTGCGCTGCTCACGCAACCGCTATCCAATGCCAGCAAGGAATTCGCCTTCAACTGGAACGAGATACGCGTGCCGGTAACGCTTAAGAGCGATTGGCAGAAGGCGCTCGCTATCATCGAATCGATCGCCGCCGAAAAGCTTGAACGCATCTCTGTCGATGACGAACGACTGAAAAGATCCGAAGACCTTTACCTGATTAAGTTTAACCGAGTTCGACCGATCGTTTACGTCGAGTACAGAGGCGGAGCGGTTCTGTTAACGATCCGCCATCTGTGCGAGCCGAAGAACCGTCGCATCCTGACCGATCAGATCTGGCGCGAGATACTTCTGCGTTTCGCGACAGAGAACGACATACATCTGCACGAACACTATTCGTCAGGAGAATAG
- a CDS encoding TPM domain-containing protein — protein sequence MLRLIKHFFSGKWRIRSLFPEASMLAIRDRIASSEKKHRGEIVFAVEPSLDPREIIAGKTPREKAVEAFSNLRVWDTEENNGVLIYLLLADNDIEILADRGVHRAAGPEFFERICREIEEAYRKGDFLNGTLSGIDSVSQKLEELYPRDGRVDRNELPDRPAVL from the coding sequence ATGCTGCGTCTGATCAAACATTTCTTTTCGGGCAAGTGGCGTATTCGATCCCTCTTTCCCGAGGCCTCCATGCTGGCGATCCGTGACAGGATCGCCTCGTCTGAAAAGAAGCATCGCGGCGAAATCGTATTCGCCGTCGAGCCCTCGCTGGATCCCCGCGAAATCATCGCCGGCAAGACGCCCCGCGAGAAGGCCGTCGAAGCGTTCTCCAATCTTCGCGTATGGGATACCGAAGAGAACAACGGCGTACTCATCTATCTTCTGCTCGCCGATAACGATATTGAAATCCTTGCCGATCGCGGCGTGCACCGAGCGGCCGGGCCCGAGTTCTTTGAGCGTATCTGCCGCGAGATAGAAGAGGCCTATCGCAAGGGCGATTTTCTGAACGGCACGCTGAGCGGCATCGATAGCGTTTCGCAGAAACTCGAAGAACTGTATCCTCGCGACGGGCGGGTCGATCGCAACGAACTGCCCGATCGTCCGGCTGTCCTGTGA
- a CDS encoding DUF2225 domain-containing protein, whose amino-acid sequence MLGGQKKIGRNISFRSKDQSRCPVCNHTFTREQLLTGGGRLIAGDLSVELRRGYNESRKFGRVIPLIYPVVVCPQCLFSSFQNDFNTVDAGALDGLKRTTMNRRTGIEKIIGPIDYNEDRHLVHGAASYLLAIDCYQHRGVDVAPTPKKAICSMRAAWLFGDMNDEFPSMGFDKIRDFMYLKAVQYYRPVLEIMSRGTEPHDQFTSLLGPDTDKNWGFDGVIYLNGYLTYKYIDAITKDQAKQIKYLDEAKRYLGKLYGMGKSSKSKPSIIIDLSKDLYDEINGKLQLLTGQGEAVS is encoded by the coding sequence ATGCTTGGAGGACAGAAGAAAATCGGCCGGAACATCTCATTTCGCAGCAAGGACCAGTCCCGCTGCCCCGTATGCAACCATACCTTCACCCGCGAGCAGCTGCTCACAGGCGGCGGACGCCTGATCGCCGGCGATCTGTCGGTGGAGTTGCGTCGAGGCTACAATGAGTCCCGCAAATTCGGCCGTGTGATTCCGCTCATCTATCCGGTTGTCGTCTGCCCGCAATGCCTGTTTTCTTCCTTTCAGAATGATTTCAATACGGTCGATGCCGGCGCCCTTGACGGTCTGAAACGAACGACGATGAACCGACGCACGGGTATCGAAAAGATCATCGGGCCCATTGATTACAACGAAGACCGCCATCTCGTACATGGAGCGGCCTCGTATCTTCTGGCGATCGACTGCTATCAGCATCGCGGCGTGGACGTCGCCCCCACGCCGAAGAAGGCCATCTGCTCGATGAGAGCGGCCTGGCTTTTCGGAGATATGAACGACGAGTTCCCGAGTATGGGATTCGATAAGATCCGGGATTTCATGTATTTAAAGGCCGTGCAGTATTACCGTCCCGTTCTCGAAATCATGAGTCGCGGAACCGAACCGCATGACCAGTTCACATCGCTGCTCGGTCCCGATACCGATAAGAACTGGGGTTTTGACGGCGTCATCTACCTGAACGGTTATCTGACATACAAGTATATCGATGCGATCACGAAAGATCAGGCCAAACAGATCAAGTATCTCGACGAAGCAAAGCGCTATCTTGGCAAGCTTTACGGTATGGGCAAATCCTCTAAGTCGAAGCCATCGATCATCATTGATCTTTCCAAAGATCTATACGATGAGATCAACGGCAAGCTGCAGTTGCTGACCGGACAGGGAGAGGCCGTTTCCTGA
- a CDS encoding TMEM43 family protein: MSEPTDFFGKMKESLKGVLVGIILIPASFVIVFIASQREQASEVLEGAMPFEKAAEAAKEKKAVYMTGKLQAEPIGDGYLKPGPYLSINRTAQMYAYVSKEETKEVEKNGKKEKEPVYKCVEEWTSNPGKADDGKGCRDEGKSNPGQTLSDFSTGVTPSLIFDGKTWPMADSVGYTNMPGIDLSADKLSGSYTVDGSYLYTDSTCNTTSPRIGCERLSYSGTSYDPAGEYTALGTPGNGRIDGFVADSGDSYLRVGPGKVEQVMESLNTEDSIMTIVLFAASVLCLGIGLSMLVGPFLELIEYIPLIGGFGAGLIRVILFISAFVVMGLSFLLIEYWYLVLLLFVVGIIAAIVIAKKRKTAAA; encoded by the coding sequence ATGTCCGAACCGACAGATTTTTTTGGCAAGATGAAGGAGTCGCTGAAAGGCGTCCTTGTGGGGATCATCCTGATTCCGGCCTCCTTCGTTATCGTCTTCATCGCGAGTCAACGCGAACAGGCATCAGAGGTGCTTGAAGGCGCCATGCCTTTTGAAAAAGCAGCAGAGGCGGCAAAAGAAAAAAAGGCCGTATATATGACCGGTAAGCTCCAGGCCGAACCCATCGGCGACGGCTACCTGAAGCCCGGCCCGTACCTGAGCATCAACAGAACGGCGCAGATGTACGCCTATGTTTCTAAAGAAGAAACGAAAGAAGTAGAGAAGAACGGCAAAAAGGAAAAAGAACCCGTTTACAAATGCGTTGAAGAATGGACGAGCAACCCCGGCAAAGCGGACGACGGCAAGGGCTGTCGCGACGAAGGCAAAAGTAATCCGGGCCAGACGCTCTCTGATTTCAGCACAGGCGTCACGCCCTCGCTTATCTTCGACGGGAAGACGTGGCCGATGGCCGACAGCGTCGGCTATACAAATATGCCGGGTATCGACCTTTCTGCCGATAAGCTGAGCGGCTCGTACACGGTAGACGGCAGCTATCTCTATACCGACTCGACATGCAACACGACGAGCCCGCGTATCGGCTGCGAGCGACTCAGCTATTCCGGAACGTCGTATGATCCGGCCGGCGAATACACGGCTCTCGGCACGCCAGGAAACGGACGCATCGACGGCTTTGTCGCCGATAGCGGAGACAGCTATCTGCGCGTTGGGCCCGGTAAGGTCGAGCAGGTCATGGAGAGCTTGAATACGGAAGACTCGATCATGACAATCGTCCTCTTCGCTGCCTCCGTTCTCTGCCTCGGTATCGGCCTCAGCATGCTTGTCGGTCCGTTCCTCGAACTGATCGAGTACATCCCTCTGATCGGAGGATTCGGCGCAGGCTTGATCCGGGTTATCCTTTTCATTTCGGCCTTTGTCGTGATGGGGCTTTCCTTCCTGCTGATCGAATACTGGTATCTTGTACTGTTGCTGTTCGTCGTCGGCATCATCGCCGCCATCGTCATTGCGAAGAAACGCAAGACAGCGGCAGCCTGA
- a CDS encoding bactofilin family protein, giving the protein MAVNLNQTLLGPKTVLRDNTVFVDEKLIIEGQVFARKIDAGNNPVIIGAGAEVIVETEILGSEIVVLGRVKGELKAKNEIIVSEKGSVEGNLTAPKIKLDPTASVSGVLRH; this is encoded by the coding sequence ATGGCCGTTAACCTGAACCAGACCCTTCTGGGACCGAAAACCGTTCTCAGAGACAATACCGTCTTCGTAGATGAAAAGCTCATCATCGAAGGACAGGTATTTGCAAGAAAGATTGATGCCGGTAACAATCCGGTCATTATCGGCGCCGGCGCCGAAGTCATCGTTGAAACGGAAATCCTTGGCAGTGAGATCGTCGTACTCGGTCGCGTAAAAGGCGAACTGAAGGCGAAAAACGAGATCATAGTCAGCGAAAAAGGCTCTGTTGAGGGAAACCTGACAGCTCCTAAGATCAAGCTCGACCCGACGGCAAGCGTCTCGGGCGTTCTGCGTCACTGA
- a CDS encoding LemA family protein encodes MTQSFLRKALKIAGLLLVTASVSNCGYNQIQVQDEQVNAAWSEVVNQYQRRFDLIPNLVEVVKGYAKHEKEVLTAVTEARSRVGSIQATPELVNNPQAFQQFQNAQGELTGALQRLMVVVENYPDLKANENFRDLQAQIEGTENRITVARKRYIESVQAYNTTIRVFPNVITAKIFGYQTKPNFSVENEGQISKPPAVNFSN; translated from the coding sequence ATGACTCAGTCATTCCTTCGCAAAGCCCTTAAAATTGCCGGGCTGCTCCTCGTCACGGCCTCAGTATCAAACTGCGGCTACAATCAGATTCAGGTTCAGGACGAACAGGTGAATGCCGCCTGGTCCGAGGTAGTGAACCAGTATCAGCGCCGTTTCGATCTGATCCCGAACCTTGTCGAAGTCGTCAAAGGTTATGCCAAACATGAAAAAGAGGTTCTGACCGCCGTTACCGAGGCCCGCTCGCGTGTGGGTTCCATTCAGGCAACTCCCGAGCTCGTCAACAATCCACAGGCCTTCCAGCAATTCCAGAACGCTCAGGGAGAACTGACCGGCGCCCTTCAACGACTGATGGTCGTCGTCGAAAACTATCCCGATCTGAAAGCGAACGAAAACTTCCGCGATTTACAGGCACAGATCGAAGGGACCGAAAACCGCATTACAGTGGCTCGCAAACGATATATCGAATCTGTGCAAGCTTATAACACTACGATTCGCGTCTTCCCGAACGTCATCACCGCGAAAATATTCGGCTATCAGACGAAGCCTAACTTCTCCGTAGAAAATGAAGGGCAGATCTCCAAACCACCTGCCGTGAATTTTTCGAACTGA
- the lon gene encoding endopeptidase La, whose translation MKHVIRYTDQNITEIDPAEIPEIVPLIPLRNAIVFPGIILPIFVGRSESVQLIEQHGKPGSLIGLFTQKNPEAETVKGEDLFPVGSLAEIHRVLPMGEGGYQVFLQGVQKIELAEIVTDEPYLKARIKPAFEVGDIGNDEFLEFQAHVIRYIEYNPAIPDEVISFIKRITNAASLANQVVFFSGRTIEEKIEFLTLSSVAEKIKLVQSYLIDETQRLVMEKEVREKVEKDASKMQRDFYLRKQLETIRKELGDSEESDADELERQLREMTLPEHVRKAVDKELKRYKRLAEGPQGGGMEASQIRNWLDLIVELPWPQVNEGDRAAAASRVEKLDLAEARRILDEDHEGLQEVKERILEHLAVEKKAGPSKAPILCLVGPPGVGKTSLAQSVARALDRKFVRAALGGVRDEAEIRGHRRTYVGALPGKIISSFRKSGSVEPVFLLDEIDKLGASYQGDPAAALLEVLDPEQNHGFEDHYLGLAYDLSRALFFCTANSLETIPAPLLDRMEIVSLSGYTMEEKIAIAERHLIPRIRKDLQLTEEQFSLDRKTIARVIEDYTREAGVRSLKRRLESIARKLVLKVEEKKEAFSVSEASLVELLGRAKYYRDRREFNGIPGVATGLAWTPVGGDILFIESTAFQGKGGLKLSGRLGDVMKESAQAAFSFLRAHASELNLNEKLFEEKDVHIHIPGGAVPKDGPSAGVTLLTAMTSLFSGVPVAEDIAMTGEISLRGRILPVGGIKEKVLAARAAGINTVLLPERNRADFEEIPEAIRENIAAEYYSDMMQLLRRTVPAAFEKRNPVDSRDGW comes from the coding sequence ATGAAACACGTGATTCGCTATACAGATCAGAACATCACCGAGATCGATCCGGCGGAAATCCCCGAGATCGTTCCGCTCATCCCTCTTCGCAATGCCATCGTATTTCCTGGCATCATCCTGCCCATATTCGTGGGCCGCTCTGAATCGGTGCAGCTCATCGAACAGCACGGCAAACCGGGCTCGCTAATCGGGCTTTTTACGCAGAAGAACCCCGAGGCCGAGACGGTAAAAGGCGAGGATCTCTTTCCGGTCGGATCGCTTGCCGAGATCCATCGCGTCCTGCCGATGGGCGAAGGCGGCTATCAGGTCTTTCTGCAAGGCGTGCAGAAGATCGAACTCGCAGAGATCGTGACGGATGAGCCCTACCTGAAAGCGCGCATCAAGCCGGCTTTCGAGGTCGGCGATATCGGCAACGATGAATTCCTCGAATTCCAGGCTCACGTTATCCGTTATATCGAATATAACCCTGCCATCCCCGACGAAGTGATATCTTTTATCAAGCGCATTACCAACGCCGCTTCGCTCGCCAATCAGGTCGTCTTCTTCTCGGGCCGAACCATCGAAGAAAAGATTGAGTTCCTGACGCTGTCTTCCGTTGCCGAGAAGATCAAGCTCGTGCAATCGTATCTGATCGACGAAACGCAGCGGCTTGTTATGGAGAAAGAGGTGCGCGAGAAGGTCGAGAAAGACGCCTCAAAGATGCAGCGCGACTTCTATCTTCGCAAACAACTCGAAACGATCCGCAAAGAACTGGGCGATTCCGAGGAGTCCGACGCCGACGAGCTGGAAAGACAGCTGCGCGAGATGACGCTTCCCGAGCATGTTCGCAAGGCAGTCGATAAAGAGCTCAAGCGATACAAACGTCTCGCCGAGGGGCCGCAGGGCGGAGGCATGGAGGCGTCGCAGATCCGCAACTGGCTTGATCTGATCGTCGAGCTTCCCTGGCCCCAGGTTAACGAAGGCGATCGGGCAGCCGCTGCATCCCGCGTAGAGAAGCTCGATCTTGCCGAAGCGCGCCGCATCCTTGATGAAGACCACGAAGGCCTGCAAGAAGTAAAAGAACGCATTCTCGAACACCTCGCCGTCGAGAAGAAGGCCGGTCCTTCGAAGGCTCCGATCCTCTGCCTTGTAGGACCGCCGGGCGTCGGTAAGACGTCCCTTGCACAGTCGGTGGCCCGCGCCCTTGACCGCAAATTCGTAAGAGCGGCCCTTGGCGGCGTGCGCGACGAGGCCGAGATACGCGGACATCGTCGCACCTATGTGGGCGCCCTTCCCGGAAAGATCATCTCATCGTTCCGCAAGTCGGGATCGGTGGAGCCCGTCTTTCTTCTCGATGAGATCGACAAGCTCGGAGCGTCGTATCAGGGCGATCCGGCGGCCGCTCTTCTTGAGGTGCTTGATCCCGAACAGAATCACGGCTTCGAAGATCATTATCTCGGTCTCGCCTACGACCTTTCGCGAGCACTGTTCTTCTGTACGGCGAACTCCCTTGAGACGATTCCCGCACCTCTGCTCGATCGCATGGAGATCGTATCGCTTTCGGGTTATACAATGGAAGAGAAGATCGCCATCGCCGAGAGACATCTTATTCCGCGCATCCGCAAAGATCTACAGCTCACCGAAGAGCAGTTCTCTCTCGATCGTAAAACGATCGCTCGCGTGATCGAGGATTATACGCGCGAAGCGGGCGTGCGCAGCCTGAAGCGCAGGCTTGAGTCGATCGCACGCAAGCTTGTTCTTAAAGTCGAAGAGAAGAAAGAGGCCTTTTCGGTCAGCGAAGCGTCGCTTGTCGAGCTTCTTGGCAGGGCGAAGTATTACAGAGATCGGCGCGAATTCAACGGTATTCCCGGAGTGGCCACAGGCCTTGCATGGACTCCGGTCGGAGGCGACATCCTCTTTATTGAAAGCACGGCCTTTCAGGGAAAAGGAGGCCTGAAGCTTTCGGGCCGACTGGGCGATGTAATGAAGGAATCGGCGCAGGCCGCCTTCTCGTTTCTCAGGGCCCATGCAAGCGAACTGAATCTGAACGAAAAACTCTTTGAAGAGAAAGACGTCCATATCCATATTCCTGGAGGAGCCGTTCCAAAAGACGGGCCATCGGCCGGCGTTACGCTGCTTACGGCGATGACGTCGCTTTTCAGCGGCGTTCCCGTCGCCGAAGATATTGCGATGACGGGCGAGATATCGCTGCGCGGACGCATCCTGCCCGTCGGCGGCATCAAAGAAAAGGTGCTCGCGGCGCGAGCGGCCGGCATCAATACCGTGCTTCTGCCCGAGCGCAATCGAGCGGACTTCGAAGAGATTCCCGAAGCGATTCGCGAAAACATCGCGGCTGAGTACTACTCTGATATGATGCAGCTTCTACGGCGCACCGTTCCAGCGGCCTTCGAAAAGCGAAATCCCGTCGACTCTCGCGACGGCTGGTAA